From Pelotomaculum schinkii, the proteins below share one genomic window:
- a CDS encoding UDP-glucose dehydrogenase family protein: MPQIAVIGAGYVGLVSGAILSDFGHNVTCVDVDENKINGLKEGVIPIFEPGLERIVKNNYYYKRLDFTTDIQSAVQNNDVIFIAVGTPPADDGSADLQYVLAVAKDIATHMDGYKVIVNKSTVPVGAGQKVKAAVQAILTERRVDYAFDVVSNPEFLREGSAVQDFMHPDRVILGAESDRAISVMKEVYRVLYLNETPFVETNIETAEMIKYASNAFLAMKITFINEVANVCEKVGADVQKVAKAMGRDGRISPKFLHAGPGFGGSCFPKDTRALVKIARDCGESISLVEATVAANDRQKLKMVDKIAGALGELNDKTLAVLGVTFKPNTDDMREAPSLVILPELVKRGAKLKVYDPAGRKEGNWRFAGIKDSLTWCDNAYEALAHTDATVILTEWNEFRNLDFDKFKEIGAGDYFFDLRNIYDKKSMVEKGFKYYGVGV, from the coding sequence ATGCCCCAAATAGCGGTAATCGGCGCCGGCTACGTCGGCCTCGTCTCCGGCGCAATCCTCTCCGACTTCGGCCACAATGTAACCTGCGTAGACGTCGACGAAAATAAGATCAACGGCCTAAAAGAAGGCGTCATCCCCATCTTTGAGCCGGGGCTTGAGCGCATAGTCAAGAACAACTACTACTACAAACGCCTTGACTTTACCACGGACATCCAGTCCGCCGTCCAGAACAACGACGTTATTTTCATCGCCGTCGGCACTCCCCCGGCGGACGACGGCAGCGCGGACTTGCAGTATGTGCTCGCTGTGGCAAAAGACATTGCCACCCATATGGACGGCTACAAGGTCATCGTGAACAAGTCCACCGTGCCGGTGGGCGCCGGCCAAAAGGTCAAGGCGGCGGTGCAGGCTATCCTTACTGAAAGAAGGGTAGACTATGCCTTTGATGTGGTGTCCAATCCTGAATTCCTGCGGGAAGGCTCCGCTGTCCAGGACTTCATGCATCCCGACCGGGTTATCCTCGGCGCTGAAAGCGACCGGGCCATCAGCGTCATGAAGGAAGTTTACCGGGTCCTTTATCTCAACGAAACCCCCTTTGTTGAGACCAACATCGAAACCGCGGAGATGATCAAGTACGCGTCAAACGCCTTCCTGGCCATGAAGATCACGTTCATCAATGAAGTAGCCAACGTCTGTGAAAAGGTCGGCGCGGACGTGCAGAAGGTAGCCAAGGCGATGGGGCGGGACGGGCGCATTTCCCCGAAGTTCCTGCACGCCGGCCCCGGTTTCGGCGGGAGCTGCTTTCCCAAAGACACCAGGGCTCTGGTGAAAATAGCCCGGGACTGCGGGGAGTCCATATCCCTCGTGGAAGCGACAGTCGCTGCCAATGACCGCCAGAAGCTGAAAATGGTGGATAAAATTGCAGGAGCTTTGGGGGAGCTGAACGATAAAACCCTGGCCGTGCTCGGCGTGACCTTCAAGCCGAACACGGACGACATGCGGGAGGCGCCGTCGCTGGTGATCCTGCCGGAACTGGTAAAACGCGGCGCAAAGCTCAAGGTGTATGACCCTGCGGGCCGTAAAGAGGGGAACTGGCGTTTTGCAGGGATCAAGGACAGCCTCACCTGGTGTGACAATGCTTATGAAGCCCTGGCGCATACTGACGCCACGGTGATCCTGACCGAGTGGAATGAATTCAGGAACCTAGATTTTGATAAATTTAAGGAAATCGGCGCCGGCGACTATTTCTTTGATTTGAGGAATATTTATGATAAAAAGAGCATGGTCGAAAAGGGCTTCAAATACTATGGCGTAGGTGTTTAA
- a CDS encoding nucleotidyl transferase AbiEii/AbiGii toxin family protein, which yields MSKADSIKARLKNLAIAKQEQFDYLLMLYFIERILYRLSISKYGDIFVLKGGLLLYTILDDKARATKDIDLLAKELASTLDGLQQIFKEICSIEADDAIYFDTETISAERIKEDADYEGVRIKVTAFLDKSKKILQFDIGFGDVIVPKAVDMEYPSLLDMDLPRIKAYSMESVIAEKFEAMLYLAEANSRMKDFYDVYMLCRTFDFDGRVLYEAINQTIQRRGTPLSKTPTVFSESFQTLKDKQMQWNAFKRRIGTKIDASFGSIVLLIKIFLLPIYECVLGDKEFFGQWDKDALEWIKHYEEN from the coding sequence ATGAGCAAGGCGGATAGCATTAAAGCAAGGCTTAAAAATCTTGCTATTGCAAAGCAAGAACAATTTGATTATCTTTTGATGCTGTATTTTATTGAGCGGATCTTATATCGCCTATCCATCTCAAAGTATGGGGATATTTTTGTTTTAAAGGGAGGTTTGCTCCTTTATACTATCCTTGATGACAAGGCAAGAGCTACAAAGGATATTGATCTGCTCGCAAAGGAATTGGCAAGTACATTGGATGGTCTTCAACAAATTTTTAAAGAAATCTGCAGCATCGAAGCCGATGATGCAATTTACTTCGACACGGAAACAATCAGTGCGGAACGCATTAAAGAGGATGCCGACTATGAAGGTGTTAGAATAAAAGTTACCGCTTTTTTGGACAAGTCAAAAAAGATTTTGCAGTTTGACATTGGGTTCGGAGACGTAATCGTGCCCAAAGCAGTTGATATGGAGTATCCTTCTCTTCTTGATATGGATCTCCCAAGAATTAAAGCTTATTCCATGGAGTCAGTAATCGCAGAAAAGTTTGAGGCGATGCTTTATTTGGCTGAAGCCAACAGCCGAATGAAGGATTTTTATGATGTTTACATGCTTTGCAGAACCTTTGACTTTGATGGACGGGTGTTATATGAAGCCATAAATCAGACGATACAACGACGTGGGACACCTCTCTCCAAAACGCCGACGGTGTTTTCTGAAAGCTTCCAGACACTTAAAGATAAACAAATGCAATGGAATGCTTTTAAACGCAGAATTGGAACTAAAATTGATGCCAGCTTTGGTAGCATAGTTTTGCTGATTAAAATATTTCTTTTACCTATTTATGAATGTGTGCTGGGCGATAAGGAGTTTTTCGGCCAGTGGGACAAGGATGCTCTTGAGTGGATAAAACATTACGAGGAGAATTAA
- a CDS encoding type IV toxin-antitoxin system AbiEi family antitoxin domain-containing protein — MTETRRKKIKKIFDDNGPIVKASILRENKLCSRDITELIEAGFVKKHRTGFYSWASSDYNMSDIELASSLVPNGVICLYSAAVHHEFTTINPTIVSVAVPSSTVKPQLPEYPPIELYVFSKTFFSLGETSEQLSYTKIRIYDRERTVCDFFRLRYQLGEDVAFEVLKNYMARKNKNLQKLMEYAARLRIKTKIRPYLEAML; from the coding sequence ATGACTGAGACAAGGCGTAAAAAAATTAAAAAGATATTTGATGATAACGGTCCTATTGTCAAGGCGTCCATTCTCCGAGAAAACAAGCTTTGCAGCAGAGATATCACAGAACTTATAGAAGCAGGTTTTGTTAAAAAACACAGGACTGGTTTTTATTCATGGGCTAGCTCTGACTATAACATGTCGGATATTGAACTGGCATCAAGTCTGGTTCCAAACGGAGTGATTTGCCTTTACTCTGCGGCAGTCCATCACGAGTTCACTACAATAAACCCTACCATAGTAAGTGTTGCCGTTCCATCCAGCACCGTTAAACCTCAATTGCCGGAGTATCCGCCAATTGAACTGTATGTTTTTAGCAAAACATTCTTTTCTCTGGGGGAAACCTCGGAGCAGCTTTCCTATACGAAAATCAGAATTTATGATCGGGAAAGAACTGTTTGTGACTTTTTTAGATTAAGGTATCAGTTGGGCGAAGATGTGGCTTTTGAGGTGCTAAAAAACTACATGGCACGCAAAAATAAAAATCTGCAAAAACTCATGGAGTATGCAGCCAGGCTTCGCATAAAAACAAAAATCAGACCTTATCTGGAGGCAATGCTATGA